The Channa argus isolate prfri chromosome 14, Channa argus male v1.0, whole genome shotgun sequence genome includes a window with the following:
- the tnk2b gene encoding tyrosine kinase, non-receptor, 2b isoform X6 — MGETAEYQRLQETSEPDYQCVPYDDEEKLGSSMQCEEGTDWLLELLMEVQLQQYFLRIRDDLNVTRLSHFDYVKNEDLEKIGMGRPGQRRLWEAVKRRKAMCKRKSWMSKVFSGKRPDGGDFAQQGQPASSFRKLSPTPPMVLGDGIIATQPTGSAPLHGQQALTCLIPEKDLTLFEKLGDGSFGVVKRGQWLTPTGKVLNVAVKCLKTDVLSQPDALEDFICEVNAMHSLDHQNLIRLYGVVLTHPMKMVTELAPLGSLLERLRCIRPQGPVLIHTLCQYAVQVACGMAYLEQRRFIHRDLAARNILLASAHRVKIGDFGLMRALPNNHEHYVMQEHRKVPFAWCAPESLKTRTFSHATDTWMFGVTLWEMFTHGQEPWLGLNGSQILHKIDKEGERLQKPEDCPQDIYNVMLQCWAQKPDDRPTFVALREFLLETMPTDMRALQDFDEPDKLQIQVNDVITIIEGRAENYWWRGQNKRTLKVGQFPRNVVTSVAGLSAHDISRPLKNSFIHTGHGDSNPQRCWGFPDRIDDLYLGNPMDPPDVLGLDPRVARPTQLPGRAKKPSYDPVNSDEDQTSAELKRSLRKTGSIKGLKIKPAAWVSASKQGSSRSSGSGYNPNSEVSLIDFGEEFPPFTSSPSPVVEIQIPSLAKLALEAENLLDGTPPQSPSRSLPRPLHPTPVVDWDARPLPPPPAYDDVAQDEDDMEVSSFNSSEQQSDVRNPDEVLSSGQRGSSEVLVSRGTDKPGLEDNLFLPSKQDQGLSTSFSQSAEIFQELQQECMRRLNVPMGSAARSGSPPQTSVSCPQTPYNPQNQEGQQHNVFSCNEERPQIPPRVPIPPRPIKRGDYTSARWSKDLSMSPTPNTTDDVFSTGQDRPPQIPPRDPLSQPGSRTPSPMGLIVGSPQQRVYSVSPTTMPMPLTSCPSTHSFGSYLSTSPGKLMPTTHSFASDPKYAAPKVIHAQTQGKDPASKGPCILPIVRDGRKVSNTHYYLLPERPPYLDRYDRFFREAESLPASAMEDRHVRQVNTATVRPMVVSSQSIQGHAQGQGLAQPGELKANFSSNNNSSLGGPRSGMKTSVSLPRVCSEVLTAPVVTASCTMTDGGGNSSDRVKMVQEAVHGVTIEECQAALQNHNWNVPKAVHYLKVEQLFCLGLGSRSECLQLLEMCEWNLEVASTQMLDNYGSSARQRR; from the exons GTGTTCAGCGGTAAGCGCCCAGATGGAGGAGACTTTGCCCAGCAGGGCCAGCCAGCCTCCTCCTTTCGGAAGCTCTCCCCCACGCCTCCCATGGTCCTGGGGGATGGAATCATTGCCACACAGCCTACTGGCAGTGCTCCCCTGCATGGGCAGCAAGCTCTGACCTGCCTCATCCCAGAGAAGGATCTAACGCTTTTTGAGAAGCTTGGCGATGGCTCCTTTGGTGTCGTGAAGAGAGGACAGTGGCTAACACCTACAGGGAAGGTG ttGAATGTAGCTGTGAAATGTCTGAAGACAGATGTCCTCAGCCAGCCCGACGCTCTGGAGGACTTCATCTGTGAGGTCAACGCCATGCACTCCCTGGACCACCAGAACCTCATTCGCCTCTACGGTGTGGTACTCACACACCCAATGAAGATG GTGACGGAGCTGGCTCCTCTGGGCTCTCTGTTGGAGCGTTTGCGATGCATTCGTCCACAGGGTCCCGTGCTGATCCACACTCTGTGTCAGTATGCTGTGCAAGTGGCATGTGGCATGGCCTACCTGGAGCAGAGGAGATTCATCCACAGAGATCTGGCAGCCAG GAACATCCTACTGGCCTCAGCTCACAGAGTAAAGATTGGTGACTTTGGACTGATGAGGGCACTGCCTAACAACCATGAGCACTACGTCATGCAGGAACATCGCAAGGTCCCCTTTGCGTG GTGTGCCCCAGAGAGTCTGAAGACCAGAACGTTTTCTCATGCTACAGACACGTGGATGTTTGGAGTCACCCTATGGGAAATGTTCACACATGGCCAGGAACCTTGGCTGGGCCTTAATGGGAGTcag ATCCTGCATAAGATTGATAAAGAAGGTGAACGCCTCCAGAAGCCAGAGGACTGTCCGCAGGACATCTATAATGTCATGCTGCAGTGTTGGGCTCAGAAACCAGACGACAGACCTACTTTTGTCGCCTTGCGAGAGTTCCTGcttgag ACCATGCCGACAGACATGCGTGCTCTGCAGGACTTTGATGAGCCTGACAAACTTCAGATCCAGGTTAATGATGTCATCACCATCATAGAAGGGAG GGCAGAGAACTACTGGTGGCGAGGTCAAAACAAGCGAACTCTTAAGGTTGGACAGTTCCCCAGAAATGTGGTGACATCAGTAGCGGGATTGTCAGCTCATGATATCAGTCGCCCGCTGAAGAACAGCTTCATCCACACTGGACACGGAGACTCCAACCCTCAACGCTGCTGGGGCTTCCCTGACAGGATCGACGA TTTGTACCTTGGAAATCCAATGGATCCTCCTGACGTTCTGGGCTTAGACCCCAGAGTCGCTCGGCCCACACAGCTACCAGGAAGAGCTAAGA AGCCCAGCTATGATCCAGTTAACAGTGATGAGGATCAGACTTCTGCAGAACTAAAGAGATCACTGCGGAAAACGGGTTCCATCAAAGGATTAAAAATTAAGCCTGCTGCGTGGGTCTCTGCTTCCAAACAGGGAAGTAGCCGCAGTTCAGGCTCAGGCTACAATCCCAACAGTGAAGTGTCCCTCATTGACTTTGGGGAGGAGTTCCCCCCATTCACCTCCTCCCCATCTCCTGTTGTCGAAATTCAGATCCCCTCACTTGCGAAGCTGGCTTTGGAAGCAGAGAACCTGTTGGATGGAACTCCACCTCAAAGTCCATCTAGATCGTTGCCCCGTCCTCTTCACCCCACACCAGTAGTGGACTGGGATGCACGACCATTACCCCCACCTCCTGCCTATGACGACGTAGCCCAAGATGAAGATGATATGGAG GTCAGCTCCTTCAACAGCTCAGAGCAGCAGAGTGATGTTCGCAACCCAGACGAGGTTCTCTCCTCTGGACAGAGGGGCAGCAGTGAAGTTCTTGTCTCAAGGGGTACAGACAAACCAGGCCTGGAGGACAACCTCTTTCTCCCCAGCAAGCAGGACCAGGGCCTGTCCACTTCTTTCTCCCAGTCTGCAGAGATCTTCCAAGAGCTCCAGCAAGAGTGCATGAGGAGGCTCAATGTACCAATGGGAAGTGCTGCTCGGTCAGGCTCACCACCGCAAACCTCAGTTTCATGTCCCCAGACTCCTTACAACCCCCAGAACCAGGAGGGACAACAGCACAATGTCTTCTCCTGCAATGAGGAGAGACCCCAGATCCCCCCACGTGTCCCCATCCCCCCTCGCCCAATTAAAAGGGGTGACTACACATCTGCTCGTTGGTCAAAGGACCTCTCTATGTCTCCAACACCTAACACCACAGATGATGTTTTCTCCACGGGCCAGGACCGACCACCTCAGATCCCCCCCAGGGACCCTTTGTCCCAGCCCGGCTCTAGAACCCCGAGCCCCATGGGTCTGATAGTAGGCTCTCCCCAGCAGAGAGTTTATTCTGTCAGCCCCACCACAATGCCGATGCCTCTTACCTCCTGCCCCTCCACACACAGCTTCGGCTCCTACCTCTCCACCTCTCCAGGTAAACTAATGCCTACCACACACAGCTTTGCCTCAGATCCTAAATATGCTGCACCCAAAGTGATTCATGCCCAAACACAGGGGAAGGACCCTGCCAGCAAAGGGCCCTGTATCCTTCCCATTGTCCGTGATGGACGTAAAGTCAGTAACACTCACTATTACCTTCTGCCGGAGAGGCCACCATACCTTGACCGCTACGACCGCTTCTTCAGGGAAGCAGAGAGCCTTCCTGCCAGCGCCATGGAGGACAGACATGTGCGTCAAGTTAACACTGCCACTGTCAGACCCATGGTGGTCAGCAGCCAGTCTATCCAAGGACACGCACAGGGACAAGGGCTTGCCCAGCCAGGAGAGCTGAAGGCTAATTTCTCCTCCAACAATAATAGCAGTCTGGGTGGACCACGGTCAGGGATGAAGACATCAGTTAGTCTCCCCCGCGTCTGTTCAGAGGTGTTGACAGCCCCAGTGGTCACTGCCTCCTGCACTATGACAGATGGTGGAGGGAACTCAAGTGACAGAGTCAAAATG GTGCAGGAGGCAGTTCATGGTGTGACAATAGAGGAGTGCCAGGCTGCCCTTCAGAACCATAACTGGAATGTCCCAAAAGCTGTGCATTACCTTAAG gtggagcagttgtTCTGTCTGGGTCTGGGGAGCAGGTCAGAGTGTCTACAGCTGCTGGAGATGTGCGAATGGAACCTGGAGGTGGCTAGTACTCAGATGTTGGACAACTATGGATCATCAGCAAGACAGAG acGGTGA
- the tnk2b gene encoding tyrosine kinase, non-receptor, 2b isoform X3, with protein MRRFDKLKKSFPFLAHFHVYRKLGSSMQCEEGTDWLLELLMEVQLQQYFLRIRDDLNVTRLSHFDYVKNEDLEKIGMGRPGQRRLWEAVKRRKAMCKRKSWMSKVFSGKRPDGGDFAQQGQPASSFRKLSPTPPMVLGDGIIATQPTGSAPLHGQQALTCLIPEKDLTLFEKLGDGSFGVVKRGQWLTPTGKVLNVAVKCLKTDVLSQPDALEDFICEVNAMHSLDHQNLIRLYGVVLTHPMKMVTELAPLGSLLERLRCIRPQGPVLIHTLCQYAVQVACGMAYLEQRRFIHRDLAARNILLASAHRVKIGDFGLMRALPNNHEHYVMQEHRKVPFAWCAPESLKTRTFSHATDTWMFGVTLWEMFTHGQEPWLGLNGSQILHKIDKEGERLQKPEDCPQDIYNVMLQCWAQKPDDRPTFVALREFLLETMPTDMRALQDFDEPDKLQIQVNDVITIIEGRAENYWWRGQNKRTLKVGQFPRNVVTSVAGLSAHDISRPLKNSFIHTGHGDSNPQRCWGFPDRIDDLYLGNPMDPPDVLGLDPRVARPTQLPGRAKKEPPPRPPQPTVLINSKSGFSQQLLTHCSCPLCSLLAPLLKEPSYDPVNSDEDQTSAELKRSLRKTGSIKGLKIKPAAWVSASKQGSSRSSGSGYNPNSEVSLIDFGEEFPPFTSSPSPVVEIQIPSLAKLALEAENLLDGTPPQSPSRSLPRPLHPTPVVDWDARPLPPPPAYDDVAQDEDDMEVSSFNSSEQQSDVRNPDEVLSSGQRGSSEVLVSRGTDKPGLEDNLFLPSKQDQGLSTSFSQSAEIFQELQQECMRRLNVPMGSAARSGSPPQTSVSCPQTPYNPQNQEGQQHNVFSCNEERPQIPPRVPIPPRPIKRGDYTSARWSKDLSMSPTPNTTDDVFSTGQDRPPQIPPRDPLSQPGSRTPSPMGLIVGSPQQRVYSVSPTTMPMPLTSCPSTHSFGSYLSTSPGKLMPTTHSFASDPKYAAPKVIHAQTQGKDPASKGPCILPIVRDGRKVSNTHYYLLPERPPYLDRYDRFFREAESLPASAMEDRHVRQVNTATVRPMVVSSQSIQGHAQGQGLAQPGELKANFSSNNNSSLGGPRSGMKTSVSLPRVCSEVLTAPVVTASCTMTDGGGNSSDRVKMVQEAVHGVTIEECQAALQNHNWNVPKAVHYLKVEQLFCLGLGSRSECLQLLEMCEWNLEVASTQMLDNYGSSARQRR; from the exons GTGTTCAGCGGTAAGCGCCCAGATGGAGGAGACTTTGCCCAGCAGGGCCAGCCAGCCTCCTCCTTTCGGAAGCTCTCCCCCACGCCTCCCATGGTCCTGGGGGATGGAATCATTGCCACACAGCCTACTGGCAGTGCTCCCCTGCATGGGCAGCAAGCTCTGACCTGCCTCATCCCAGAGAAGGATCTAACGCTTTTTGAGAAGCTTGGCGATGGCTCCTTTGGTGTCGTGAAGAGAGGACAGTGGCTAACACCTACAGGGAAGGTG ttGAATGTAGCTGTGAAATGTCTGAAGACAGATGTCCTCAGCCAGCCCGACGCTCTGGAGGACTTCATCTGTGAGGTCAACGCCATGCACTCCCTGGACCACCAGAACCTCATTCGCCTCTACGGTGTGGTACTCACACACCCAATGAAGATG GTGACGGAGCTGGCTCCTCTGGGCTCTCTGTTGGAGCGTTTGCGATGCATTCGTCCACAGGGTCCCGTGCTGATCCACACTCTGTGTCAGTATGCTGTGCAAGTGGCATGTGGCATGGCCTACCTGGAGCAGAGGAGATTCATCCACAGAGATCTGGCAGCCAG GAACATCCTACTGGCCTCAGCTCACAGAGTAAAGATTGGTGACTTTGGACTGATGAGGGCACTGCCTAACAACCATGAGCACTACGTCATGCAGGAACATCGCAAGGTCCCCTTTGCGTG GTGTGCCCCAGAGAGTCTGAAGACCAGAACGTTTTCTCATGCTACAGACACGTGGATGTTTGGAGTCACCCTATGGGAAATGTTCACACATGGCCAGGAACCTTGGCTGGGCCTTAATGGGAGTcag ATCCTGCATAAGATTGATAAAGAAGGTGAACGCCTCCAGAAGCCAGAGGACTGTCCGCAGGACATCTATAATGTCATGCTGCAGTGTTGGGCTCAGAAACCAGACGACAGACCTACTTTTGTCGCCTTGCGAGAGTTCCTGcttgag ACCATGCCGACAGACATGCGTGCTCTGCAGGACTTTGATGAGCCTGACAAACTTCAGATCCAGGTTAATGATGTCATCACCATCATAGAAGGGAG GGCAGAGAACTACTGGTGGCGAGGTCAAAACAAGCGAACTCTTAAGGTTGGACAGTTCCCCAGAAATGTGGTGACATCAGTAGCGGGATTGTCAGCTCATGATATCAGTCGCCCGCTGAAGAACAGCTTCATCCACACTGGACACGGAGACTCCAACCCTCAACGCTGCTGGGGCTTCCCTGACAGGATCGACGA TTTGTACCTTGGAAATCCAATGGATCCTCCTGACGTTCTGGGCTTAGACCCCAGAGTCGCTCGGCCCACACAGCTACCAGGAAGAGCTAAGA AGGAGCCCCCTCCCCGCCCTCCTCAACCAACAGTGTTAATCAACAGTAAGTCTGGTTTCTCTCAGCAGCTCCTCACCCATTGTTCCTGCCCTCTCTGTTCCCTCCTAGCTCCACTGCTAAAAG AGCCCAGCTATGATCCAGTTAACAGTGATGAGGATCAGACTTCTGCAGAACTAAAGAGATCACTGCGGAAAACGGGTTCCATCAAAGGATTAAAAATTAAGCCTGCTGCGTGGGTCTCTGCTTCCAAACAGGGAAGTAGCCGCAGTTCAGGCTCAGGCTACAATCCCAACAGTGAAGTGTCCCTCATTGACTTTGGGGAGGAGTTCCCCCCATTCACCTCCTCCCCATCTCCTGTTGTCGAAATTCAGATCCCCTCACTTGCGAAGCTGGCTTTGGAAGCAGAGAACCTGTTGGATGGAACTCCACCTCAAAGTCCATCTAGATCGTTGCCCCGTCCTCTTCACCCCACACCAGTAGTGGACTGGGATGCACGACCATTACCCCCACCTCCTGCCTATGACGACGTAGCCCAAGATGAAGATGATATGGAG GTCAGCTCCTTCAACAGCTCAGAGCAGCAGAGTGATGTTCGCAACCCAGACGAGGTTCTCTCCTCTGGACAGAGGGGCAGCAGTGAAGTTCTTGTCTCAAGGGGTACAGACAAACCAGGCCTGGAGGACAACCTCTTTCTCCCCAGCAAGCAGGACCAGGGCCTGTCCACTTCTTTCTCCCAGTCTGCAGAGATCTTCCAAGAGCTCCAGCAAGAGTGCATGAGGAGGCTCAATGTACCAATGGGAAGTGCTGCTCGGTCAGGCTCACCACCGCAAACCTCAGTTTCATGTCCCCAGACTCCTTACAACCCCCAGAACCAGGAGGGACAACAGCACAATGTCTTCTCCTGCAATGAGGAGAGACCCCAGATCCCCCCACGTGTCCCCATCCCCCCTCGCCCAATTAAAAGGGGTGACTACACATCTGCTCGTTGGTCAAAGGACCTCTCTATGTCTCCAACACCTAACACCACAGATGATGTTTTCTCCACGGGCCAGGACCGACCACCTCAGATCCCCCCCAGGGACCCTTTGTCCCAGCCCGGCTCTAGAACCCCGAGCCCCATGGGTCTGATAGTAGGCTCTCCCCAGCAGAGAGTTTATTCTGTCAGCCCCACCACAATGCCGATGCCTCTTACCTCCTGCCCCTCCACACACAGCTTCGGCTCCTACCTCTCCACCTCTCCAGGTAAACTAATGCCTACCACACACAGCTTTGCCTCAGATCCTAAATATGCTGCACCCAAAGTGATTCATGCCCAAACACAGGGGAAGGACCCTGCCAGCAAAGGGCCCTGTATCCTTCCCATTGTCCGTGATGGACGTAAAGTCAGTAACACTCACTATTACCTTCTGCCGGAGAGGCCACCATACCTTGACCGCTACGACCGCTTCTTCAGGGAAGCAGAGAGCCTTCCTGCCAGCGCCATGGAGGACAGACATGTGCGTCAAGTTAACACTGCCACTGTCAGACCCATGGTGGTCAGCAGCCAGTCTATCCAAGGACACGCACAGGGACAAGGGCTTGCCCAGCCAGGAGAGCTGAAGGCTAATTTCTCCTCCAACAATAATAGCAGTCTGGGTGGACCACGGTCAGGGATGAAGACATCAGTTAGTCTCCCCCGCGTCTGTTCAGAGGTGTTGACAGCCCCAGTGGTCACTGCCTCCTGCACTATGACAGATGGTGGAGGGAACTCAAGTGACAGAGTCAAAATG GTGCAGGAGGCAGTTCATGGTGTGACAATAGAGGAGTGCCAGGCTGCCCTTCAGAACCATAACTGGAATGTCCCAAAAGCTGTGCATTACCTTAAG gtggagcagttgtTCTGTCTGGGTCTGGGGAGCAGGTCAGAGTGTCTACAGCTGCTGGAGATGTGCGAATGGAACCTGGAGGTGGCTAGTACTCAGATGTTGGACAACTATGGATCATCAGCAAGACAGAG acGGTGA
- the tnk2b gene encoding tyrosine kinase, non-receptor, 2b isoform X5: protein MQCEEGTDWLLELLMEVQLQQYFLRIRDDLNVTRLSHFDYVKNEDLEKIGMGRPGQRRLWEAVKRRKAMCKRKSWMSKVFSGKRPDGGDFAQQGQPASSFRKLSPTPPMVLGDGIIATQPTGSAPLHGQQALTCLIPEKDLTLFEKLGDGSFGVVKRGQWLTPTGKVLNVAVKCLKTDVLSQPDALEDFICEVNAMHSLDHQNLIRLYGVVLTHPMKMVTELAPLGSLLERLRCIRPQGPVLIHTLCQYAVQVACGMAYLEQRRFIHRDLAARNILLASAHRVKIGDFGLMRALPNNHEHYVMQEHRKVPFAWCAPESLKTRTFSHATDTWMFGVTLWEMFTHGQEPWLGLNGSQILHKIDKEGERLQKPEDCPQDIYNVMLQCWAQKPDDRPTFVALREFLLETMPTDMRALQDFDEPDKLQIQVNDVITIIEGRAENYWWRGQNKRTLKVGQFPRNVVTSVAGLSAHDISRPLKNSFIHTGHGDSNPQRCWGFPDRIDDLYLGNPMDPPDVLGLDPRVARPTQLPGRAKKEPPPRPPQPTVLINSKSGFSQQLLTHCSCPLCSLLAPLLKEPSYDPVNSDEDQTSAELKRSLRKTGSIKGLKIKPAAWVSASKQGSSRSSGSGYNPNSEVSLIDFGEEFPPFTSSPSPVVEIQIPSLAKLALEAENLLDGTPPQSPSRSLPRPLHPTPVVDWDARPLPPPPAYDDVAQDEDDMEVSSFNSSEQQSDVRNPDEVLSSGQRGSSEVLVSRGTDKPGLEDNLFLPSKQDQGLSTSFSQSAEIFQELQQECMRRLNVPMGSAARSGSPPQTSVSCPQTPYNPQNQEGQQHNVFSCNEERPQIPPRVPIPPRPIKRGDYTSARWSKDLSMSPTPNTTDDVFSTGQDRPPQIPPRDPLSQPGSRTPSPMGLIVGSPQQRVYSVSPTTMPMPLTSCPSTHSFGSYLSTSPGKLMPTTHSFASDPKYAAPKVIHAQTQGKDPASKGPCILPIVRDGRKVSNTHYYLLPERPPYLDRYDRFFREAESLPASAMEDRHVRQVNTATVRPMVVSSQSIQGHAQGQGLAQPGELKANFSSNNNSSLGGPRSGMKTSVSLPRVCSEVLTAPVVTASCTMTDGGGNSSDRVKMVQEAVHGVTIEECQAALQNHNWNVPKAVHYLKVEQLFCLGLGSRSECLQLLEMCEWNLEVASTQMLDNYGSSARQRR, encoded by the exons GTGTTCAGCGGTAAGCGCCCAGATGGAGGAGACTTTGCCCAGCAGGGCCAGCCAGCCTCCTCCTTTCGGAAGCTCTCCCCCACGCCTCCCATGGTCCTGGGGGATGGAATCATTGCCACACAGCCTACTGGCAGTGCTCCCCTGCATGGGCAGCAAGCTCTGACCTGCCTCATCCCAGAGAAGGATCTAACGCTTTTTGAGAAGCTTGGCGATGGCTCCTTTGGTGTCGTGAAGAGAGGACAGTGGCTAACACCTACAGGGAAGGTG ttGAATGTAGCTGTGAAATGTCTGAAGACAGATGTCCTCAGCCAGCCCGACGCTCTGGAGGACTTCATCTGTGAGGTCAACGCCATGCACTCCCTGGACCACCAGAACCTCATTCGCCTCTACGGTGTGGTACTCACACACCCAATGAAGATG GTGACGGAGCTGGCTCCTCTGGGCTCTCTGTTGGAGCGTTTGCGATGCATTCGTCCACAGGGTCCCGTGCTGATCCACACTCTGTGTCAGTATGCTGTGCAAGTGGCATGTGGCATGGCCTACCTGGAGCAGAGGAGATTCATCCACAGAGATCTGGCAGCCAG GAACATCCTACTGGCCTCAGCTCACAGAGTAAAGATTGGTGACTTTGGACTGATGAGGGCACTGCCTAACAACCATGAGCACTACGTCATGCAGGAACATCGCAAGGTCCCCTTTGCGTG GTGTGCCCCAGAGAGTCTGAAGACCAGAACGTTTTCTCATGCTACAGACACGTGGATGTTTGGAGTCACCCTATGGGAAATGTTCACACATGGCCAGGAACCTTGGCTGGGCCTTAATGGGAGTcag ATCCTGCATAAGATTGATAAAGAAGGTGAACGCCTCCAGAAGCCAGAGGACTGTCCGCAGGACATCTATAATGTCATGCTGCAGTGTTGGGCTCAGAAACCAGACGACAGACCTACTTTTGTCGCCTTGCGAGAGTTCCTGcttgag ACCATGCCGACAGACATGCGTGCTCTGCAGGACTTTGATGAGCCTGACAAACTTCAGATCCAGGTTAATGATGTCATCACCATCATAGAAGGGAG GGCAGAGAACTACTGGTGGCGAGGTCAAAACAAGCGAACTCTTAAGGTTGGACAGTTCCCCAGAAATGTGGTGACATCAGTAGCGGGATTGTCAGCTCATGATATCAGTCGCCCGCTGAAGAACAGCTTCATCCACACTGGACACGGAGACTCCAACCCTCAACGCTGCTGGGGCTTCCCTGACAGGATCGACGA TTTGTACCTTGGAAATCCAATGGATCCTCCTGACGTTCTGGGCTTAGACCCCAGAGTCGCTCGGCCCACACAGCTACCAGGAAGAGCTAAGA AGGAGCCCCCTCCCCGCCCTCCTCAACCAACAGTGTTAATCAACAGTAAGTCTGGTTTCTCTCAGCAGCTCCTCACCCATTGTTCCTGCCCTCTCTGTTCCCTCCTAGCTCCACTGCTAAAAG AGCCCAGCTATGATCCAGTTAACAGTGATGAGGATCAGACTTCTGCAGAACTAAAGAGATCACTGCGGAAAACGGGTTCCATCAAAGGATTAAAAATTAAGCCTGCTGCGTGGGTCTCTGCTTCCAAACAGGGAAGTAGCCGCAGTTCAGGCTCAGGCTACAATCCCAACAGTGAAGTGTCCCTCATTGACTTTGGGGAGGAGTTCCCCCCATTCACCTCCTCCCCATCTCCTGTTGTCGAAATTCAGATCCCCTCACTTGCGAAGCTGGCTTTGGAAGCAGAGAACCTGTTGGATGGAACTCCACCTCAAAGTCCATCTAGATCGTTGCCCCGTCCTCTTCACCCCACACCAGTAGTGGACTGGGATGCACGACCATTACCCCCACCTCCTGCCTATGACGACGTAGCCCAAGATGAAGATGATATGGAG GTCAGCTCCTTCAACAGCTCAGAGCAGCAGAGTGATGTTCGCAACCCAGACGAGGTTCTCTCCTCTGGACAGAGGGGCAGCAGTGAAGTTCTTGTCTCAAGGGGTACAGACAAACCAGGCCTGGAGGACAACCTCTTTCTCCCCAGCAAGCAGGACCAGGGCCTGTCCACTTCTTTCTCCCAGTCTGCAGAGATCTTCCAAGAGCTCCAGCAAGAGTGCATGAGGAGGCTCAATGTACCAATGGGAAGTGCTGCTCGGTCAGGCTCACCACCGCAAACCTCAGTTTCATGTCCCCAGACTCCTTACAACCCCCAGAACCAGGAGGGACAACAGCACAATGTCTTCTCCTGCAATGAGGAGAGACCCCAGATCCCCCCACGTGTCCCCATCCCCCCTCGCCCAATTAAAAGGGGTGACTACACATCTGCTCGTTGGTCAAAGGACCTCTCTATGTCTCCAACACCTAACACCACAGATGATGTTTTCTCCACGGGCCAGGACCGACCACCTCAGATCCCCCCCAGGGACCCTTTGTCCCAGCCCGGCTCTAGAACCCCGAGCCCCATGGGTCTGATAGTAGGCTCTCCCCAGCAGAGAGTTTATTCTGTCAGCCCCACCACAATGCCGATGCCTCTTACCTCCTGCCCCTCCACACACAGCTTCGGCTCCTACCTCTCCACCTCTCCAGGTAAACTAATGCCTACCACACACAGCTTTGCCTCAGATCCTAAATATGCTGCACCCAAAGTGATTCATGCCCAAACACAGGGGAAGGACCCTGCCAGCAAAGGGCCCTGTATCCTTCCCATTGTCCGTGATGGACGTAAAGTCAGTAACACTCACTATTACCTTCTGCCGGAGAGGCCACCATACCTTGACCGCTACGACCGCTTCTTCAGGGAAGCAGAGAGCCTTCCTGCCAGCGCCATGGAGGACAGACATGTGCGTCAAGTTAACACTGCCACTGTCAGACCCATGGTGGTCAGCAGCCAGTCTATCCAAGGACACGCACAGGGACAAGGGCTTGCCCAGCCAGGAGAGCTGAAGGCTAATTTCTCCTCCAACAATAATAGCAGTCTGGGTGGACCACGGTCAGGGATGAAGACATCAGTTAGTCTCCCCCGCGTCTGTTCAGAGGTGTTGACAGCCCCAGTGGTCACTGCCTCCTGCACTATGACAGATGGTGGAGGGAACTCAAGTGACAGAGTCAAAATG GTGCAGGAGGCAGTTCATGGTGTGACAATAGAGGAGTGCCAGGCTGCCCTTCAGAACCATAACTGGAATGTCCCAAAAGCTGTGCATTACCTTAAG gtggagcagttgtTCTGTCTGGGTCTGGGGAGCAGGTCAGAGTGTCTACAGCTGCTGGAGATGTGCGAATGGAACCTGGAGGTGGCTAGTACTCAGATGTTGGACAACTATGGATCATCAGCAAGACAGAG acGGTGA